A window of Pecten maximus chromosome 12, xPecMax1.1, whole genome shotgun sequence genomic DNA:
TGATATCAAAAAATGCTTTTAACGAATCCTGCAACACCGCTCGCGACAGTTTTCACTCCACTCCACAAATATGATAACATTCCTTTATTTTCGTTCTCATACTCTCTACGTACTTTTGATCGCATATTTTGTGCTTCCTGTTCGTATTTTCTTTCAACTTCAGCAAGACGTCTTTGTTCTTTGCGCCGATTTTCTTCCCTACATTGCCGTTCTCTTTCTTCCGCTTGAATGAGTCGATTTCGATGTTCCTCTTCGATCTGCTGTAGGTGTTTTTCAGCCTCTTTTTGCTGTTTTAACAACTCATTTTCCAAGCGAATTCGCtcccttttttcctttttttccctttccttTTCCCTTTCCTTTTCCCTTTCCCTTCTGTGTTGTCGTTCCTGTTCCTCAGCCTCGTACTGCTGTTTTCTACGTTGCTCATTTTCTATCATTTCCTTTTTGAGGCGTTGGAATTCTTCCCTTTCCTTCAATAAAGcttctctctctttctcttcCTCACCTTCACGCTGTTGCCTTTGACGTTGCTGCTGCTGTATGTTCCGCTGTAGTTCATTGATTTGTGAATTCAGAATTCGTTCTTCAGCACGTTTATCTTCTAAAAGTTTTCTCTTGTCTCTATCAAATTCATCTAATTGCACCTGGAAATCTTTCTTCAGAGTCATTTTTATGTGTTCTTTTTCAAGTTCCCTTTCTTTCATCTGTTGACGTTTGATTTCTTCAGCTCTTCTTCTATACTGTTTCTCTGCTTCCTTGTACATCTCATTTGAATAACACTTGCCACCATTTCTGTCAGTAATATCACCAACTAATCGGATCAAATGCATTGCATCTTTTTCGCGCATTTCGGTCGACTGCCCGTTGTCAAACGCAAGGTATCTCTGACTGCATTTCCTGAGAATTTCTTTTAACGGTTGTGTTGCCCTCTGTACACAGCTTTGTATGGTAGTTCCCTGTTTTTCCAAGTCATCCCTACGTGTAAACAGCACAACCATATGATTAAACATTCCTTCTCcaaaaatattagaaaattcTTGAACGGTATCATGCTCTTCTTTAGTAAACCTCCCTACGGATATCACGAGTACGATTGCATGTGGTCCTGGTGATGTCATTCCGATACATTTAACTATCTCCTTGGTCATGTCCTCATTGGTCATACCGGTATCAAATAAACCCGGGGTATCCACGACAACTAAGTCCTTCCCAAAGCGATTTGCATTTCCAGACGAGCATTTCTCGGTGATTGATGTCATAGACGAGCTTGATTTAAAAGCATCTATCCCGAGTATGGTGTTTCCTGTCGCACTTTTACCGGAGCCGGTTTTCCCAATTAAAACAATGCGGAGCTCATTCTGTAGTTCCTTCGACTGAGGTGCGTCTACAAATGAATGCATCATTTCCTTTATGGTAAGACACTCTATGATACCAATACTATGTAAGGTATTGTTTCTACTGAAACTAATTCTTACTCggaatcaataaaaaaaaaacacgtctAATATATGTCTCGCGTGTCCTCTCTTCTTTAAGTTCAATTAGCGCTACACAGAAGAGaaaattcaaaatctgaaatgtATGGAGGGATGTCCATGCAAGGATACAAAAGAAAAATCCAGGCTTGGTTATGACAGCACGTATACTTGAACAGAAATTATGCTCAACCgctagtttaaaaaaaaaaacaaaaaaaaaaacaccttatatttatttgacaattcaAAAAGTAGACTAAAATCATGTGAGAGAAGCTCCTGCTTATATGCATAACTGCATGTAAAAACAGATTTGGAGATAATGCCACTAGTAATTATTGAACAACTGGGAGTTTGACACAAATGTTGTGACCTGTATCTATGTCTCGGTCGTCGACCCCGTCACTGGCAAGACATACATCGAGAAAAGAGGAACAGAAAGTATCTTACCAATATCCAAACCATTTCTCTCCATTTCTCCGTCTATGTCTTGGTATGTTACAGATCCGTCGAATTCCTCTGTATGTTTTCGTCTCAGAGAGCAGGCCCCGCATCTCCAACTGCTTGCACTGTTCAATAGTGTGCAACGAGTGCAGGACCAGTCTGAAAATAGCAGTGCAAATTCAAGTTAAAATCATGGAATATCAAGCTATACGAATCCCCTTGCTATTCAACCCCAACTAATACGCAACAAAAGATGGTAagaattgtcaaataaaaatgCCGTTCAGAAAAAATTCCaaatatatagtaacaataaGCAGAAGTTTAACTCCAGGTCGTTGAAATGAAAACTCGTAAAAGAGATGATGTCGTATGTTACATATTGATATCCATTGCAAAGGCAAACGCGtaataaatatgtgtataagGTGCATTGgattagtttggtttggtttattttgtttaacgtcccattaacagccaagttcattcaaggacggcctcccgtgcttgcgacgtgcatgcgtgtggtgagtgcgtatgtgtgttttgggaggctgcggtaagttcgtgttaagtctccttgtgataggccggaacctttgccgatttatagtgctacctcactgaagcatactgccgaagacacccagcaggacaccccacccggtcacattatactgataacgggtgaaccagtcgttccactccaaatatgctgagcgctaagcaggagcagcaactaccatttttaaagactccggtatgtcttggccagggaacagaacccaaagccttcctcacaggggcgaacgctcaactaaaggccaaaagtgaggcattgtcaagggagacattaggaagaagaaagttgttaagaaagaagagaaaagacaagaactcaagtttagtcgcctcttacgatcatgcaatgggggcatcaggtacaattcttacgccctacctgcatgGCAGGTATAAGGTGCAACCCCAGGCCACAGTTTAATCAGAAGTCCTTAAATTAAGCCATTCCTTAGGAAAGCACTACAGGATTACAGTcaaagaaattatattttcaaaattacctACCATCTCCATTAGAGGGCTCTTCTTTAGTAGACACTTCGGTTTCTACAACTATAAAATAGTGATATGATTTTTGTGCATCACATGTTCTAAATAAATGCTCAGGCTGATATTTATTGACATTGAGTatggttcatatatatatatatttatatatacagtcaaacctgctctaacggcTTCCTTGAATAAGCGGCCACCTCCGTTAAGTGGTCAGTCTGTGGTCCGCCCGatggaaaacactatataatgaaccttaaataagcgGTCACCTGTCTAACGCGGCCAACGGCCACAAAAACCTGCCCCGAGTCTTTGTATCgtcctgtattaagcggccagatattttcatcaaattcatcaaaactttgatCTTTGTTCATTATAAATTGTTATCATAAATGATGACCATCCCACCTACCGGGACATATATGATGACCAACCCATCTAATTGGACATAAATGATGACTTACCCACCTACATGGACATAAATGATGACCAGTCCACCTACTGGGACATAAATGATGACCATCACACCTACTGGGACATAAATGATGACCATCCCACCTACTGGGACATAAATAATGACCAGCCCACCTACAGGGACATAAATTATGTCCTACCCACCTACTGGGACATAAATGATGACCATATCCCACCTACCTGGAAATAAATGATGACTTGCCCACTTACTGGGAAAT
This region includes:
- the LOC117339792 gene encoding eukaryotic translation initiation factor 3 subunit A-like — encoded protein: MCHTGHRHTYSLIAAGGSSTASSKHTRTSSFETFFDGTLKHEEMDKKMRGLSLDSIQSGPTSSEAVNLLAGRMRTPICYGQGAGDTSGDPVGPNRITTTASLKSKSRASSKHTRTSSFETFFDGTLKHEEMDKKMRGLSLDSIQSVVETEVSTKEEPSNGDDWSCTRCTLLNSASSWRCGACSLRRKHTEEFDGSVTYQDIDGEMERNGLDIDAPQSKELQNELRIVLIGKTGSGKSATGNTILGIDAFKSSSSMTSITEKCSSGNANRFGKDLVVVDTPGLFDTGMTNEDMTKEIVKCIGMTSPGPHAIVLVISVGRFTKEEHDTVQEFSNIFGEGMFNHMVVLFTRRDDLEKQGTTIQSCVQRATQPLKEILRKCSQRYLAFDNGQSTEMREKDAMHLIRLVGDITDRNGGKCYSNEMYKEAEKQYRRRAEEIKRQQMKERELEKEHIKMTLKKDFQVQLDEFDRDKRKLLEDKRAEERILNSQINELQRNIQQQQRQRQQREGEEEKEREALLKEREEFQRLKKEMIENEQRRKQQYEAEEQERQHRREREKEREKEREKKEKRERIRLENELLKQQKEAEKHLQQIEEEHRNRLIQAEERERQCREENRRKEQRRLAEVERKYEQEAQNMRSKVRREYENENKGMLSYLWSGVKTVASGVAGFVKSIF